One genomic region from Rosa rugosa chromosome 1, drRosRugo1.1, whole genome shotgun sequence encodes:
- the LOC133725114 gene encoding 26.5 kDa heat shock protein, mitochondrial translates to MALARLALKKHFHQRVLSPSSSFSAANSVLLGRGGSERRLLATDAGDKVTPEKTTDDKDLSISEAKGRWTNLFPNWSRSRGLWSNKDRDFVPALSGLERALLQATGNISRLFENLNISPWSVSGRVKEQDDCYKLRFDMPGLTKEDVKISVHHGVLTIKGEHKDEEGEETEDEFWSSRSYGYYHTSFALPDDAKVDEIKASLRDGVLSVTIPRTEKPAQDVKEVNVH, encoded by the exons ATGGCTTTGGCACGTTTGGCTTTGAAGAAGCACTTTCACCAGAGGGTGctttctccatcttcttctttctctgctGCTAACTCTGTGTTATTGGGTCGTGGTGGTAGTGAGAGGAGGTTGCTTGCTACAGACGCTGGTGATAAGGTGACTCCTGAGAAAACAACCGACGACAAAGATCTTAGCATCTCGGAGGCTAAAGGTAGATGGACCAACTTGTTCCCTAACTGGAGCCGCAGTAGGGGATTATGGAGCAATAAGGATCGAGACTTTGTTCCTGCCCTTTCTG GCCTTGAAAGAGCATTGTTACAAGCAACCGGGAACATAAGTAGGCTGTTTGAGAACCTAAACATATCACCATGGTCAGTATCCGGGCGTGTCAAAGAGCAAGACGACTGTTACAAATTGCGGTTTGACATGCCGGGACTTACCAAGGAGGATGTGAAGATTAGTGTTCATCACGGAGTTCTGACAATCAAGGGGGAGCACAAGGACGAAGAGGGAGAAGAGACGGAGGACGAATTTTGGTCATCAAGGAGTTATGGTTATTATCACACTAGTTTCGCGTTGCCTGATGATGCTAAAGTTGATGAGATAAAGGCATCGTTGAGGGATGGGGTGCTGTCTGTTACCATTCCTAGAACTGAGAAGCCTGCGCAAGATGTGAAGGAGGTCAATGTACACTGA
- the LOC133725115 gene encoding uncharacterized protein LOC133725115 isoform X2 translates to MGGCLVRHAKTKQETSVNEPLKERSNKNLTERKPSISEDFWTTSTWDMDNSAVLSQGSISSISTNQTLDPHGGSGSSSAPSEFVNHGLLLWNQTRQRWVGSKKPEKQPQQIREPKLRTLCFSIVKSFCLCSWNATYENLLGSNKPFTQPIPLSEMVDFLVDNWEQEGLYD, encoded by the exons ATGGG TGGTTGTCTAGTTAGGCATGCTAAAACCAAACAGGAAACCTCAGTGAATGAGCCACTGAAAGAAAGATCAAATAAAAATCTGACAGAAAGGAAACCTAGTATATCAGAGGACTTCTGGACCACCAGCACGTGGGATATGGACAATAGTGCAGTTCTGTCACAAGGAAGCATATCGTCAATCAGCACAAACCAGACCCTTGATCCGCATGGTGGTTCTGGCAGCAGTAGTGCCCCTTCTGAATTTGTAAATCATG GTCTTCTTCTCTGGAACCAGACTAGGCAGCGTTGGGTAGGGAGTAAAAAGCCTGAGAAGCAGCCACAGCAAATTCGGGAACCCAAATTAAG AACTCTTTGTTTCAGCATCGTTAAATCATTCTGCCTTTGCAGTTGGAATGcaacatatgaaaatttactgGGGAGTAACAAGCCTTTCACTCAGCCTATCCCTCTCTCT GAAATGGTAGATTTTCTAGTGGACAATTGGGAGCAAGAAGGGTTGTACGATTGA
- the LOC133725115 gene encoding uncharacterized protein LOC133725115 isoform X1: protein MHGSSGCLVRHAKTKQETSVNEPLKERSNKNLTERKPSISEDFWTTSTWDMDNSAVLSQGSISSISTNQTLDPHGGSGSSSAPSEFVNHGLLLWNQTRQRWVGSKKPEKQPQQIREPKLRTLCFSIVKSFCLCSWNATYENLLGSNKPFTQPIPLSEMVDFLVDNWEQEGLYD, encoded by the exons ATGCATGGG AGCAGTGGTTGTCTAGTTAGGCATGCTAAAACCAAACAGGAAACCTCAGTGAATGAGCCACTGAAAGAAAGATCAAATAAAAATCTGACAGAAAGGAAACCTAGTATATCAGAGGACTTCTGGACCACCAGCACGTGGGATATGGACAATAGTGCAGTTCTGTCACAAGGAAGCATATCGTCAATCAGCACAAACCAGACCCTTGATCCGCATGGTGGTTCTGGCAGCAGTAGTGCCCCTTCTGAATTTGTAAATCATG GTCTTCTTCTCTGGAACCAGACTAGGCAGCGTTGGGTAGGGAGTAAAAAGCCTGAGAAGCAGCCACAGCAAATTCGGGAACCCAAATTAAG AACTCTTTGTTTCAGCATCGTTAAATCATTCTGCCTTTGCAGTTGGAATGcaacatatgaaaatttactgGGGAGTAACAAGCCTTTCACTCAGCCTATCCCTCTCTCT GAAATGGTAGATTTTCTAGTGGACAATTGGGAGCAAGAAGGGTTGTACGATTGA
- the LOC133725115 gene encoding uncharacterized protein LOC133725115 isoform X3, translating into MHGSSGCLVRHAKTKQETSVNEPLKERSNKNLTERKPSISEDFWTTSTWDMDNSAVLSQGSISSISTNQTLDPHGGSGSSSAPSEFVNHGLLLWNQTRQRWVGSKKPEKQPQQIREPKLSWNATYENLLGSNKPFTQPIPLSEMVDFLVDNWEQEGLYD; encoded by the exons ATGCATGGG AGCAGTGGTTGTCTAGTTAGGCATGCTAAAACCAAACAGGAAACCTCAGTGAATGAGCCACTGAAAGAAAGATCAAATAAAAATCTGACAGAAAGGAAACCTAGTATATCAGAGGACTTCTGGACCACCAGCACGTGGGATATGGACAATAGTGCAGTTCTGTCACAAGGAAGCATATCGTCAATCAGCACAAACCAGACCCTTGATCCGCATGGTGGTTCTGGCAGCAGTAGTGCCCCTTCTGAATTTGTAAATCATG GTCTTCTTCTCTGGAACCAGACTAGGCAGCGTTGGGTAGGGAGTAAAAAGCCTGAGAAGCAGCCACAGCAAATTCGGGAACCCAAATTAAG TTGGAATGcaacatatgaaaatttactgGGGAGTAACAAGCCTTTCACTCAGCCTATCCCTCTCTCT GAAATGGTAGATTTTCTAGTGGACAATTGGGAGCAAGAAGGGTTGTACGATTGA